DNA from Agathobaculum sp. NTUH-O15-33:
GCCGCTTTCCCGGCCTGGCAGCACGATCACCGCGCCGCCCTCCAGCCGGTACTCATCCACGCTTTCATAGCGGTCCCCGTCTTCAAAGGCGAGCCGGTCGTCGATCAGGCGCATAAAATCAGGCGCCTGATCGCGCAGGTCGTATTTTTTAAGCCCCGCGCCCTGCTGCGCAAGGCGCAGCACCCGCACGATCGGCACGACCGTGGCCAGATCGCGCAGCGCGTAGTTCGCGGCGTCGATCATTTCGTTTGCAAAATCGGCCACATCCTCGCTCGTCAGCGCAACCACCGCCCCGCCGTCCGTTCGCGAAAACATCAGCCCCAGCGCCTCAAGCTTGATGTCCTTCCATGTTTTCACTCTACAAAACCCCTTTTCAATTAGTAATTAGGAATTAGGAGTTAGGAATTATGGAAGCCGCCATAGGCGGCCATTTTAATTTTCTGCACCCCGTTCTTTCAATTACTAATTACTCATTCCTAATTAAACAAGCTCTGTTCCGCCGGTCACGCCGCCCATGGCGATCTGCCGCCAGTCGTTAAAGCCCACGCCGAAGCGCGCCCTGCCGTTCCAAACCGCGTTGTCGTTGTTGTGATCGACCCAAGGGGTGACTTCCAGCGGCGTGCGCTCGTACCACACGTTGCCGGAAACGTCGCGGTTGTATGCGGAATCCATCAGCATCCACGCCTTTTCGCCGATCAAACCGTTGAAATAGGGGTTGATAATCACATTCCAGCGACCGTACTGGTAGTTAAAGCCGTTGTTCGAGGTATCCGGATCCTTGTCCGCGCCGATGGCCTCAAACACCGCCTTTTTCATTGCGGCGCTATTGGCGATGACGATGGTATCCGGCGCCATGGCGAGCGGGTTGCCGTTGTCATCCGTCAGGTTTTGCATAGCGGTCTCGGCCAGACCGAGCGCGTCCGCCGAAAACTCGTTGGCAAACAGGTTGGACTGGTTAAACTTGGCGTTTACCTTGCTCTTATGTTCTTTGCAGAAGAGCGGCATGCCGTCCTGTGCGGTCGTGTCGAACGGCATGCCGCGAAATGTAATGGAAGCGCCCGTGCCGCCCGCCAGCATAGCCGCGCCGAACATTTCGCAGGTGCGATGGTAGCCCGTGATAAACGCCGCGGGCTTTT
Protein-coding regions in this window:
- a CDS encoding Mu-like prophage major head subunit gpT family protein, which gives rise to MAGIVFSKLSGLNDSVFGKSAEPIRMLLEKRAEAFEESSLVKKLFAKERSKSFGEKTVSMTAMEGFQPTGEGGAYPDDELQEGFSKFIEHVTWKDKFTITREMIEDAKLMDLRKKPAAFITGYHRTCEMFGAAMLAGGTGASITFRGMPFDTTAQDGMPLFCKEHKSKVNAKFNQSNLFANEFSADALGLAETAMQNLTDDNGNPLAMAPDTIVIANSAAMKKAVFEAIGADKDPDTSNNGFNYQYGRWNVIINPYFNGLIGEKAWMLMDSAYNRDVSGNVWYERTPLEVTPWVDHNNDNAVWNGRARFGVGFNDWRQIAMGGVTGGTELV